The proteins below are encoded in one region of Hordeum vulgare subsp. vulgare chromosome 3H, MorexV3_pseudomolecules_assembly, whole genome shotgun sequence:
- the LOC123440859 gene encoding F-box protein CPR1-like: protein MAAAASAAVSPPPHHGLPDEIFIWEILVRLPPKALLRCRAVCRAWRAATSARDFLLAHHDRQPTLLFLHCFNFVGDEVDSLDIISFDHRAGVAAADQLQTVARLGHAFFRPLASCDGLVVLAKNYARFSICNPATRQYAPLPLLSGFIFLGMYPHGDGEYRLLLGPEAQDGCFVYTLGSGEPPRHVDIDCPAVAEEDLIYPSGSALFHGSLHLCIGNMIIAFNTTAESFREMRPPVDPCGADLFEMDGMLGMSICNEATTSIDIWRTQDYESEVWALKYRVELPVAEFGNFSIHWWVVVVSPDGHVLVLVKVDDRLLQIDVDGKLVASFHRRVLGPPRHQLKQTLVPHTLFPELEGYVVNSLPFL from the coding sequence atggcggcggccgcaAGTGCAGCAGTATCGCCTCCTCCACACCATGGCCTCCCGGACGAGATCTTCATCTGGGAGATCCTCGTCCGCCTGCCCCCGAAAGCCCTCCTCCGCTGCCGCGCCGTCTGCCGCGCCTGGCGCGCCGCCACATCTGCCCGCGACTTCCTCCTCGCCCATCACGACCGTCAGCCCACCCTCCTCTTCCTCCACTGCTTCAACTTTGTCGGCGACGAGGTCGACTCCCTAGACATCATCTCCTTCGACCACCGGGCAGGGGTCGCCGCCGCCGACCAGCTCCAGACCGTCGCACGGCTTGGGCACGCCTTCTTCCGTCCGCTGGCCTCCTGCGACGGCCTCGTCGTCCTCGCCAAGAACTACGCCCGCTTCTCCATCTGCAACCCGGCAACTCGTCAGTATGCTCCCCTCCCGCTGCTTTCTGGCTTCATTTTCTTGGGGATGTACCCGCACGGCGACGGCGAGTACCGGCTATTGCTGGGACCTGAGGCTCAAGATGGCTGCTTTGTCTACACATTAGGCTCCGGCGAGCCCCCCAGGCACGTAGACATAGACTGCCCCGCTGTGGCGGAAGAGGATCTGATATACCCCTCCGGATCTGCCCTGTTCCATGGCAGCCTGCATTTGTGCATAGGCAACATGATAATTGCATTCAACACCACGGCTGAGTCGTTCCGTGAGATGCGCCCTCCAGTTGATCCTTGTGGAGCTGACCTGTTTGAGATGGATGGAATGCTTGGAATGTCCATCTGCAACGAAGCGACGACATCCATTGATATATGGAGGACGCAGGACTACGAAAGCGAGGTCTGGGCCTTGAAATACCGGGTTGAATTGCCGGTTGCAGagtttggaaactttagcatacatTGGTGGGTGGTGGTCGTCTCTCCAGATGGTCATGTGCTTGTGCTAGTCAAAGTTGACGACCGGCTACTTCAGATTGACGTGGATGGCAAGCTGGTTGCCAGTTTCCATCGCAGAGTCCTAGGTCCTCCACGACATCAGCTCAAACAAACTCTAGTTCCACATACATTGTTTCCGGAACTAGAAGGTTACGTTGTGAACTCTTTGCCTTTCCTTTGA